Sequence from the Bremerella volcania genome:
CGTCAGTCCTCATCGGAAGTCGTTCCTCGAATCGATTCGAGACTATTTGTTTTCGACGGCCGATGAAAAAGAGACCCAGAAGAAGAGCTAATCAAGGAGTTTAGCGCGTGTCTGCAGAACATCCCGAAAAGGATCCCTCGCAGGACCCCAGCACCCAAGCCGACCAGTCGCAAGCGACCGAAGAAAATACGTCCACCGACGAATTCTTTGGCAGTGCGGACGATCAGGTCGAGAAGCTGAAGCAAGATCTGGTCGACGCCGAGAAGCGAGTCCTCCTGGCCCAGGCGGATCTGGAGAACTACCGCAAACGCGTCCGACGCGAGCGCGATGACGAACTCAAGTTCGCTAACGTGCCGCTGCTGACCGACCTCCTGCCGGTTGTCGATAACCTGCAGCGTGCCATGCAGTCGGCCGAAGGCTCGGAGCATTCCGGCGGGATCATCGACGGCATCAAGCTGGTCGAAAAGCAGCTTCTGGAAGCGATGAAGAAGCGCGGCTGCGAACCGATTGAGGCCGAAGGTCAGCCGTTCGACCCGAACTTCCACGAAGCGATCATGCAGCAGCCGAGTGCGGATGTGGAGCCTAACACCGTTCTGCACGTAGCCCAGACTGGCTACAAGCTGTTCGACCGCTGCATTCGCGCCAGCCAAGTGATTGTCTCAAAAGCACCTGACTAATTTGCCGAGTAGAGTATTATTGTGAGTTAGCAAGTTTTCAGTTTTGAGTTTTCAGAAAGAAGAGGATTTCCCCTTCTCTCGCACTGAAAACTGAACACTTCAAACGGAAAACTACCTGGAGACTCTCTTGTAATGCCCACCTACGAATACAAGTGTGATGCTTGTGAACATGAATTCGAGGAATTTCAGTCGATCTCGGCCGATCCTCTGACGAAGTGCCCCAAGTGCAAGAAGAAGAAATTGCGCCGGCTCTTCAGCACCGGTGGCGGCTTGCTATTCAAGGGGTCCGGGTTTTACATCACGGACTATCGCAGCGATTCGTATAAGAAGAGCGCGGAAAAGGGCACGAAGAGCAGCGAATCGTCCAAGCCGGCCAAAAGTGAATCGAAAGCCAAATCGTCCGACTAGCTCCTAGCATGCAAGGAGGTCCCCTGATGGCTTCTCTACGCTGTCCCACGTGTGGTCACCTCTTCGAGAGTGACTACACCCCGGCAATGCCCTTTTGCAGCGAACGATGTCGTCAGATCGATCTCGGACAATGGCTCGACGAGGAACACGCGCTTCCAGTCGACATTGAAAAGCATATCGAAGAGCAGGCGAATCGGACGCTCGACGACGAAGATTCGTGAGAGTGACGTTTTAATGCACTGCTTCTCTGCCTATAATTCGGGCTCAAAATTTCCCGCAGGGTGAGAGGAGTTTAGCTGCATGTCGGAGGAGCGCGGTCTACTACGAGGCATTTCGTGGCACGAATGTTTTCCCTGGTTGATCCTCTTTCGGGCAACCTTGATCGGGTTCTATCTGCGTGTCTTGCTGCTGGCCTACCTGGGCGTTTGCCTGCTATCGCTGGGGCACTGGATCGGTTTGCACCTGTTCGGCAGTTGGGTTAACGACGGAGCGGGGCCTGTCCTGGCATCGTCTCCCACGCACTTCCTGCAAATCGTCCGAGAAGGACTCGAAGGTGAAAACCCCTTCCAAGTCATCTTCCCGACCCCGACTTTTGGCGGTTTACTTGTTTTCCTGTTCTTCTCGCTATGGTATATCACCACGTTTGCGATCTTCGGTGGGGCAATTTCCCGAATCGCGGCGATGGAATTTTCGGTCAATGATCGCTGCGGACTGAAAGGGGCCCTGGGGCACTCGCTGCGCAAGTTCATCAGCTACTTCCTGTCTCCCATCTTCCCAATGATTGGAGTCACCATGCTGATGGTGATTCTGTTGGTCTTTGGCCTGATCAATTGGTTGGGACCTTGGGCGGCCGTGGTAACCGGTATCTTTGGTTTCATTGCCGTGTTGGTATCGCTGGGGATCGGCATGCTGGTGGTTCCCTTGATTCTGGGCTGGCCCTTGATGTGGGGGGCGATCAGCACGGAGTGCTCCGATCACTTCGATGCCCTGAGCCGCTGTTACGCTTACGTTACCCAGCGCCCATTTCACTATTTATGGTATCTGCTCGTGGCATTTGTCGGCGGATCGGTGGGCTTCTTCGCGATGAGCCTATTGGTCGGAACTTCGCTGGCAGCACTCTCGACAGGGCTTCAATGGGGGCAAGGGCTCGAACAAACCGAGGTTATCCTCACGCATAGCGTCTCTGGTCCCGTCTGGCGATTCTGGTACGGCGTTGTGCAGCTTCTGATACCGGCCTACAGCTTTGGCTATTTCTTTGCCGTGTTCTCCGGTATCTATCTACTGCTTCGCCGCGACGTCGATCAGGCAGAGATGGATGAAATCGTGCTGGACGAAGACCAGCCCCGTTTCGCGATGCCGGCACTCAACAAAGATCTGGGCGGGGACGATCCCAAGCCAGATGGCGATTCGAGCGAGGATGACGACAGCTAAGCAGGCTCGGCGAGCTTCGCGAGAATCGCATCGACTTGTTGGTGGAACTGGCCGTTGGTAAGCACCTCGGCCCCGGCCTCGCGGGCCTGTCCCAACAGGTCGACCTGAACGTGCGGTCCGTGCACCACGATCGGCAAGTCCGGATGAGCCGCTCTGACTTCCTGGATGGTGCTGATCGCGTCGCGTGCCGGTGGATTCAAGTCGACCAGCAGTGCCGTGGTTTCCTCGTCGATCGTTTCGAGGATACCCCCCTTGGACGCGATCACTCGAAGAGGAATTCCGTTGGCTCTGGCAGGTCCCGAAACGCGCGAGTTCGACATCAAGTCGGCAGTGAAGTAGAGAATCAATGGATTACCTGTGGGTTGGTTTAGACAGCCGACGGGCCCTTTT
This genomic interval carries:
- a CDS encoding DNA gyrase inhibitor YacG; protein product: MASLRCPTCGHLFESDYTPAMPFCSERCRQIDLGQWLDEEHALPVDIEKHIEEQANRTLDDEDS
- a CDS encoding FmdB family zinc ribbon protein; amino-acid sequence: MPTYEYKCDACEHEFEEFQSISADPLTKCPKCKKKKLRRLFSTGGGLLFKGSGFYITDYRSDSYKKSAEKGTKSSESSKPAKSESKAKSSD
- the grpE gene encoding nucleotide exchange factor GrpE → MSAEHPEKDPSQDPSTQADQSQATEENTSTDEFFGSADDQVEKLKQDLVDAEKRVLLAQADLENYRKRVRRERDDELKFANVPLLTDLLPVVDNLQRAMQSAEGSEHSGGIIDGIKLVEKQLLEAMKKRGCEPIEAEGQPFDPNFHEAIMQQPSADVEPNTVLHVAQTGYKLFDRCIRASQVIVSKAPD